A stretch of Methylogaea oryzae DNA encodes these proteins:
- a CDS encoding tyrosine-type recombinase/integrase produces MLRAAINWAQRELEWDIPNPFGGGKLKKPAPRARWLTHAEAAALIRAAEKVPKARHLARLHKEGERIASIKKGFASAVKAAGLDDVHPHDLRRTFGSWLVQAGVPIQAVSSLLRHSDIRITDRVYAHLSPVTLKSAVDVLDGNVISRCPKKAKAPAERGF; encoded by the coding sequence TTGCTCCGGGCCGCCATCAACTGGGCGCAACGTGAACTGGAATGGGACATTCCCAACCCCTTCGGCGGTGGCAAGCTCAAGAAACCGGCCCCACGGGCGCGCTGGCTCACCCATGCGGAAGCGGCGGCGCTGATCCGGGCGGCGGAGAAAGTGCCCAAGGCGAGGCATCTTGCCCGACTTCATAAGGAGGGCGAACGGATCGCCAGCATCAAGAAAGGATTCGCCAGCGCCGTGAAAGCGGCGGGCCTAGACGACGTCCACCCGCACGACCTGCGGCGGACCTTCGGGAGCTGGCTCGTACAAGCCGGCGTGCCGATACAGGCCGTTTCTAGCCTGCTGCGCCACAGCGATATAAGGATCACGGATCGGGTCTACGCCCACCTGTCGCCGGTGACGTTGAAAAGCGCGGTAGACGTGCTGGATGGGAACGTGATTTCACGTTGCCCCAAAAAAGCAAAAGCCCCTGCTGAGAGGGGCTTCTAA
- a CDS encoding replication protein — MASPQTEDGYIRIANELLDAILMFPFSKRQLKVVLALIRKIYGFNKKADDLASSQLSTLTGLNDAHCRGTVRRMIQAGELRTVKVRRLVRVPAESVRADVAKHMQPAHDDERVGQAVHEQEKGACQNARNNGTTMESSKGRTRHTGGPPLSTDAASQLGALLAFDATKTRARSEQKPSAPAGS; from the coding sequence ATGGCGTCGCCGCAGACCGAAGATGGTTATATCCGTATCGCCAACGAACTGTTGGACGCTATCCTGATGTTTCCGTTCTCCAAGCGGCAGCTCAAGGTGGTGCTTGCCTTGATCCGCAAGATCTACGGCTTCAACAAGAAGGCCGACGACCTGGCGTCAAGCCAGCTTTCAACCCTTACCGGCCTGAATGATGCCCACTGCCGGGGCACGGTGCGCCGCATGATCCAGGCCGGCGAACTGCGCACGGTGAAAGTGCGGCGCTTGGTCCGCGTGCCGGCAGAAAGCGTCCGCGCCGACGTAGCCAAGCATATGCAGCCCGCACATGATGATGAGCGTGTAGGGCAGGCTGTGCACGAACAGGAGAAAGGCGCATGCCAAAACGCAAGAAACAACGGGACCACGATGGAATCTTCGAAAGGCCGGACTCGCCATACTGGTGGGCCGCCTTTATCGACGGACGCAGCAAGCCAGCTAGGCGCTCTACTGGCATTCGACGCGACGAAGACCCGCGCAAGGAGCGAGCAAAAGCCGTCCGCGCCGGCTGGATCGTAA
- a CDS encoding helix-turn-helix domain-containing protein encodes MKIRELRQSRRYSQKHLGSLAGLDQSYVSRIEAGNVDVPIISTLRRLTRALGVKPAELLADEPLDNAA; translated from the coding sequence ATGAAAATTCGTGAACTGCGGCAGTCGCGCCGCTACAGCCAAAAACACCTAGGTTCGCTGGCTGGCCTGGATCAGTCCTACGTCAGTCGAATCGAGGCCGGCAACGTGGACGTACCCATCATCAGCACTTTGCGCCGTCTGACCCGCGCCCTGGGGGTAAAGCCGGCCGAACTGCTGGCCGACGAGCCCCTGGACAACGCCGCCTAG
- a CDS encoding helix-turn-helix domain-containing protein, with protein MMDMKTLGERIKRAREERRLTQKQLGEMVGIDQAHISRLERGEKGMAIDSLAAIAKALHVSLSDIMEDAKEGADAARTRDGISDEAMEFAKAFDSLPPNQRAALRQVAKALVDAAEEQRGVKGG; from the coding sequence ATGATGGACATGAAAACACTTGGCGAGCGCATCAAGCGCGCCCGCGAAGAGCGGCGGCTAACGCAAAAACAGCTTGGCGAAATGGTCGGGATCGACCAGGCTCACATTTCGCGCCTGGAGCGCGGGGAAAAAGGCATGGCCATCGACAGCCTGGCGGCCATCGCCAAGGCGTTGCATGTCAGCCTGTCGGACATCATGGAAGATGCAAAGGAAGGCGCGGACGCGGCGCGCACCAGGGATGGAATCAGCGACGAGGCGATGGAGTTCGCCAAGGCCTTCGACTCGCTGCCGCCCAACCAGCGCGCCGCGCTCCGACAAGTGGCGAAAGCGCTTGTGGATGCGGCTGAAGAACAAAGGGGCGTGAAGGGTGGGTGA
- a CDS encoding very short patch repair endonuclease, translated as MADKVSPIVRSKIMRAIKHKNTKPEHLVRSCLFKAGLRYRLHVKELPGKPDIVLRKYRTIIFVHGCFWHQHPGCRYARVPASNESYWGPKLRKTQERDKAHVEALQRSGWKVIILWECEILEPQLEAVLGEILHGSDK; from the coding sequence ATGGCAGATAAGGTTTCGCCGATTGTCCGTAGTAAAATAATGAGGGCCATAAAGCATAAAAACACCAAGCCAGAGCACCTCGTTCGTTCGTGCCTATTCAAGGCTGGCTTGCGCTATCGACTTCATGTGAAAGAGTTGCCTGGCAAGCCAGATATTGTGCTTAGGAAATATCGGACAATAATTTTTGTGCATGGGTGTTTCTGGCATCAACATCCAGGGTGTCGATATGCGAGGGTGCCTGCATCGAATGAATCGTATTGGGGGCCCAAGTTGCGAAAAACCCAGGAAAGGGATAAGGCGCATGTGGAGGCGCTCCAGCGCTCTGGATGGAAGGTGATAATCCTTTGGGAATGCGAAATTTTGGAGCCACAGTTGGAGGCCGTGCTGGGAGAAATTCTGCACGGGAGTGACAAATAG
- a CDS encoding N-6 DNA methylase has protein sequence MKTTAKTLAQSVTTITASSQNETQLRHEVENALESACNALSIPWTPFQLDLAVKGSGKTTKFVDVAHGAVVIEYEPPKSFRGSVGHKLRYARKQAEEYAELLAHEEGRSLGEYVLIAWDGAHINFGRFSHSKPNWETPVPFDPAAAERLLSELRNNGVPLVHPKLLSTLVGPESDYGKDLIPLLFDAICKAESATATTKTKLLFTEWQRLFRQVISFQPDAMKALLQRQTVSHDEDYQSNPPAYLFALHTYIALLAKIIAACALPNPSQDVRDASVPTADRIQSLESGDLFEAAGISNMLAGDFFSWYFDDSNWDRFEAPIQSLLSRLAGVDFDVSKKAPETTRDLFKGIYESFIPRALRHALGEFYTPDWLAEHALTTLGWPEDAQLLDPTCGSGTFLLEAVRRRLAKGAPDSAERLLQGIYGIDLNPLAVLAAKGSLAVFVAPYLDAENPIRLPVYLADAIIPATKEGDGFFEHTLQTEFGNKPFRVHERLLRQKDFYKFFARMRVLVDADRSPAEIADVLAAEFPHLHLQGEELGAILQTVTTLVELHQNGWNGIWCSIIAERFAAAAIPTVTFISGNPPWIKWSHLPPDYAQIIKPRFQSYGLFSDDAWVGGIESDISTAVLYVAADRYLAQGGTLGFFITGTVFTTESSEGFRRFVLKSSNIPLGVKSVEDFRAISPFDDVSNHPTLIVVERDKPTTFPVPYRVWSAKDASGRKLRSFSDASSFLGVAEHVDHLAYPIPGGDPGRPWLVGTAHDHTVFEKVFSPALGKPQYQARKGVTTDRNGVFWVHVLDRTSPTTVTIQNAAEIGRTQGIQKKTGLVETEHVYPLLRGRGVSSFCAVPDPDLRMLIPQKGMHGDPNLVLSHPKTYKFLKAFEQVLEGRSSYKRYQKKQGHPFYSLWSTGTYTFSEYKVLWREMAGSSFAAAYVGSIDDPILGKRLVIPDHKLYFIPVQTEDEAAYLTAFLNTPTVAKAVSRYAAALLSLGVSVVEYLNIPSFDKSNARHMSLSTLGKSITGRGDGATAEEMDELDKTVQAILDI, from the coding sequence ATGAAAACAACGGCTAAAACTCTAGCACAGTCCGTAACCACTATCACTGCAAGCAGCCAGAACGAGACACAGCTTAGACATGAAGTCGAAAATGCTCTCGAAAGCGCTTGCAATGCGCTATCCATCCCGTGGACGCCGTTTCAACTTGACCTCGCGGTAAAGGGTAGCGGGAAAACAACAAAGTTTGTTGACGTGGCTCATGGCGCCGTGGTTATCGAATACGAGCCGCCCAAATCTTTTCGAGGATCTGTAGGCCACAAACTCCGCTATGCCCGGAAACAAGCTGAGGAGTATGCAGAGCTCCTCGCCCACGAAGAAGGCCGGTCATTAGGTGAGTACGTGCTCATTGCGTGGGATGGAGCCCATATCAATTTCGGTCGTTTTTCCCACAGCAAACCGAATTGGGAGACGCCGGTTCCATTTGACCCCGCGGCAGCGGAACGCCTTTTGAGCGAACTAAGGAACAATGGCGTACCGCTTGTTCACCCCAAGCTGCTATCAACACTTGTTGGGCCAGAGTCAGATTATGGCAAGGACTTGATTCCGCTCTTATTCGATGCGATTTGCAAGGCAGAATCAGCAACCGCCACAACAAAAACAAAGCTGCTATTTACCGAATGGCAGCGCTTATTCCGGCAGGTCATTAGCTTCCAGCCAGACGCGATGAAAGCGCTTCTTCAGCGTCAGACGGTTTCGCACGACGAGGATTACCAATCAAATCCCCCGGCGTACCTGTTCGCACTGCACACATATATTGCCTTACTGGCAAAGATCATCGCGGCGTGTGCTCTTCCCAACCCGAGCCAGGACGTACGTGATGCTTCAGTGCCGACTGCTGATCGCATCCAATCACTAGAGTCTGGCGATCTCTTTGAGGCAGCCGGCATCTCCAACATGCTAGCCGGTGATTTTTTCTCCTGGTATTTTGACGACTCCAATTGGGATCGCTTTGAGGCGCCCATACAGTCCCTTCTTTCTCGTCTTGCTGGCGTTGACTTTGACGTGAGCAAGAAAGCCCCGGAGACAACACGCGATCTCTTTAAGGGCATCTACGAGAGCTTCATCCCTCGCGCGTTGAGACACGCACTAGGCGAGTTTTATACCCCTGACTGGCTCGCCGAACATGCCTTAACCACGCTAGGATGGCCTGAAGACGCGCAACTCCTTGATCCGACGTGCGGATCGGGCACATTCCTTTTGGAGGCCGTGCGGCGACGGCTAGCAAAGGGCGCTCCGGACAGTGCCGAGCGCCTTCTTCAAGGCATTTATGGCATTGATCTGAATCCTTTGGCAGTCCTTGCGGCCAAAGGGTCCCTTGCCGTATTCGTGGCCCCATATCTCGATGCAGAAAATCCTATTCGTCTCCCTGTATATCTTGCCGACGCCATTATCCCCGCCACAAAAGAAGGCGATGGCTTTTTCGAGCACACATTACAGACGGAATTTGGCAACAAGCCGTTCAGGGTGCATGAACGCTTATTGCGGCAAAAAGATTTCTATAAGTTCTTCGCCAGGATGCGCGTGTTGGTAGACGCTGACAGATCGCCGGCTGAGATCGCCGACGTACTCGCAGCTGAGTTTCCGCACTTGCATCTGCAGGGTGAGGAATTGGGGGCCATTCTCCAGACCGTAACCACCCTAGTAGAGCTGCATCAGAATGGCTGGAATGGCATTTGGTGTTCCATCATCGCGGAACGGTTTGCTGCGGCTGCCATCCCCACTGTCACTTTCATCAGCGGCAACCCGCCTTGGATCAAGTGGAGCCATCTTCCGCCGGACTACGCACAAATTATTAAGCCTCGCTTCCAATCTTATGGCCTGTTCAGCGATGATGCATGGGTAGGGGGAATCGAATCGGACATATCGACAGCCGTACTTTATGTAGCAGCGGACAGGTACCTTGCCCAAGGCGGCACCCTTGGTTTCTTCATCACCGGAACGGTATTTACTACAGAATCTAGCGAAGGGTTTCGCCGGTTTGTCCTCAAGAGCAGCAATATACCCCTGGGGGTTAAATCGGTAGAGGACTTCCGTGCAATTAGTCCGTTCGACGACGTATCTAATCATCCGACGCTCATCGTCGTTGAGCGCGATAAGCCAACGACTTTTCCAGTACCTTATCGTGTTTGGTCCGCGAAAGATGCGTCGGGCCGAAAGCTTCGGTCCTTTAGCGATGCCAGTTCATTTCTTGGCGTCGCGGAACACGTGGACCATCTTGCCTATCCCATTCCTGGGGGTGACCCTGGCCGTCCTTGGCTAGTGGGAACGGCACATGATCACACGGTCTTCGAGAAGGTTTTTTCACCTGCACTTGGTAAACCGCAGTATCAAGCGAGAAAGGGGGTTACAACTGATCGGAATGGGGTCTTTTGGGTTCACGTGCTGGATCGAACATCGCCTACAACGGTTACGATACAAAATGCAGCGGAAATTGGCAGAACACAGGGCATCCAAAAAAAGACAGGCCTCGTGGAGACCGAACATGTGTACCCTTTGCTTCGTGGACGCGGCGTTTCCTCGTTTTGTGCGGTGCCCGACCCTGATCTAAGGATGCTTATTCCCCAAAAGGGCATGCATGGGGACCCTAATTTGGTTCTGAGCCACCCAAAAACCTACAAGTTCCTGAAGGCCTTCGAGCAAGTGCTCGAAGGACGGTCAAGCTACAAGCGATACCAGAAGAAACAAGGCCATCCTTTTTATTCGCTTTGGAGCACTGGGACATACACTTTTTCCGAGTATAAAGTCCTTTGGCGAGAAATGGCCGGAAGCAGCTTCGCCGCCGCATATGTCGGTTCTATAGACGATCCGATCCTTGGAAAGCGTCTAGTTATTCCGGACCACAAGCTTTATTTCATCCCAGTCCAAACCGAGGATGAAGCCGCTTATCTAACAGCATTCCTTAACACACCTACCGTGGCTAAGGCGGTATCTAGATATGCAGCCGCCCTGCTAAGCCTTGGTGTTAGTGTCGTCGAATATTTAAATATTCCGAGCTTCGATAAGAGCAATGCCAGGCACATGAGCCTGAGCACGCTAGGAAAGAGCATTACGGGCAGGGGCGATGGAGCAACCGCCGAGGAAATGGATGAGCTAGATAAAACCGTGCAGGCGATCTTGGACATCTAA
- a CDS encoding DNA cytosine methyltransferase, translating to MPDFNEITPTTPPDIAFQPGRRLGGIPTISLFSGCGGMDIGAELAGADIIFANDIDQDCCSTLRRYFPDTDVYEGDVSVLKAYPKASLVIGGYPCQSFSMGGNRDPENDHRTNLYRQFARCLEVVEPKYFLAENVSGLQQLKKGHFLEEQIKTFGAIGKHGYHVTAQLCDARKYGVPQARKRLFIVGVRKDLGQVFNFPEETHGKATPKQPYLLPYTSHGEVIKDLPLWPVGEFYERPHDPDGHMSWYYMSRNRKAPWDGPSYTIVANWRHVTLHPASPVMKLVWSNLADGWKQKWDFSDEYEHTRNHPERPVLQTPRRLSWRECARIQTFPKGFEPEGGVESKFKQIGNAVPPLLAKVVLEHLISGKGLVSVRTERRPMAEQLALAL from the coding sequence ATGCCAGACTTCAACGAAATAACGCCAACGACACCGCCGGACATTGCATTTCAGCCGGGGCGAAGGCTCGGGGGCATACCAACCATATCTCTTTTCTCCGGCTGCGGAGGGATGGATATCGGAGCGGAGCTTGCCGGGGCTGACATCATCTTTGCAAACGACATAGACCAGGATTGCTGTTCAACCCTTCGTCGATATTTCCCCGATACGGATGTCTATGAAGGCGATGTTTCTGTCTTGAAGGCCTACCCTAAAGCCAGTTTAGTGATAGGAGGGTATCCGTGTCAGTCATTTTCTATGGGTGGGAATAGGGACCCGGAAAATGATCATCGAACAAACTTATACCGCCAGTTTGCCAGGTGCTTGGAAGTTGTTGAGCCAAAATACTTTCTTGCTGAGAATGTCTCCGGTCTTCAGCAGCTAAAGAAAGGGCATTTTTTGGAAGAACAAATTAAGACTTTTGGGGCAATCGGGAAGCATGGCTACCATGTTACCGCGCAGCTATGCGACGCTAGAAAATATGGGGTGCCGCAGGCTAGAAAAAGGCTCTTTATCGTTGGTGTAAGAAAAGACCTTGGGCAAGTCTTTAACTTTCCAGAAGAAACCCACGGAAAAGCGACGCCAAAACAGCCGTACCTCCTGCCGTACACGTCCCACGGTGAGGTTATAAAGGACTTGCCTCTCTGGCCTGTTGGTGAGTTCTATGAGCGCCCCCACGATCCAGATGGTCATATGTCGTGGTACTACATGTCCCGGAATCGGAAGGCTCCTTGGGATGGGCCTTCTTATACGATCGTTGCCAATTGGAGGCACGTGACACTGCATCCTGCGAGTCCCGTAATGAAGCTGGTTTGGTCCAACCTAGCCGATGGCTGGAAGCAGAAGTGGGATTTCAGTGACGAGTATGAGCATACGCGGAACCACCCAGAGCGACCAGTGCTGCAAACCCCTAGGCGCCTCTCCTGGCGGGAATGCGCCAGGATTCAGACTTTTCCAAAAGGCTTTGAGCCCGAAGGGGGGGTGGAATCGAAATTCAAGCAAATAGGCAATGCGGTGCCGCCGCTTCTTGCTAAAGTCGTTTTGGAACACCTTATTTCTGGGAAAGGGCTCGTTTCTGTGCGGACCGAGCGGCGCCCCATGGCGGAGCAGCTCGCGCTAGCCTTGTAG
- the phoU gene encoding phosphate signaling complex protein PhoU: protein MASIFDKDELQQHISKQFDQELVDIHSRILAMGGLVEEQVQLGVKSLIEADAELAERVVADDVKINSLEVSIDEECTQILARRQPTARDLRLVMAVIKTITDLERIGDEAKRIAYHAMDLSRQFPKRNQFTDLEHLATHVGVMLHDALDAFARMDVEQAFRVVQDDKVANAEYESILRQQITYMMEDPRSIPVCLDIMWSARSLERIGDRACNICEYVIYYAMGKDIRHISLDQVQKDLKGE from the coding sequence ATGGCTAGCATATTCGACAAAGACGAGCTCCAGCAGCACATCTCCAAGCAGTTCGACCAGGAGCTGGTGGACATCCATAGCCGCATCCTCGCCATGGGCGGCTTGGTGGAAGAACAGGTACAGCTGGGAGTCAAATCGCTGATCGAGGCGGATGCGGAACTCGCCGAAAGGGTGGTGGCCGACGACGTCAAGATCAACTCCCTGGAAGTCTCCATCGACGAGGAATGCACCCAAATCCTCGCCCGCCGCCAGCCCACCGCCCGCGACCTGCGCCTGGTGATGGCGGTCATCAAGACCATTACCGACCTGGAACGCATCGGCGACGAGGCCAAGCGCATCGCTTACCACGCCATGGACTTGTCCAGGCAATTCCCCAAACGCAACCAGTTCACCGACTTGGAGCACCTGGCCACGCACGTGGGCGTCATGCTGCACGACGCCCTGGACGCCTTTGCCCGCATGGACGTCGAACAAGCGTTTCGCGTGGTGCAGGACGACAAGGTGGCAAACGCGGAATACGAAAGCATCCTGCGCCAGCAAATCACCTACATGATGGAGGATCCGCGCTCCATCCCCGTTTGCCTGGACATCATGTGGTCGGCCCGCTCCCTGGAGCGCATCGGCGACCGCGCCTGCAATATCTGCGAATACGTCATCTATTACGCCATGGGCAAGGACATCCGCCACATCAGCCTGGACCAGGTCCAGAAAGACCTCAAGGGCGAATAG
- the pstB gene encoding phosphate ABC transporter ATP-binding protein PstB has translation MSETMTHGLDISALGRKPGGINAGQLQKCLEVKSLKLYYGEKLALKSVDLEIPKKCVTAFIGPSGCGKSTLLRCFNRMNDLISNVRIEGDILLDDQSIFDPALNVADLRRRVGMVFQKPNPFPKSIYENVAYGLRIQGVKNRRVVDEIVEKSLKAAALWDEVKDRLHDSAMGLSGGQQQRLVIARAIAIEPDVILLDEPASALDPLSTLKIEELIYELKSNYTIVIVTHNMQQAARVSDFTAFMYMGELIEFGPTDRLFTTPKKKQTEDYITGRYG, from the coding sequence ATGAGTGAAACAATGACCCACGGGTTGGACATCAGCGCTTTGGGCCGCAAGCCCGGCGGCATCAATGCCGGCCAGTTGCAAAAGTGCCTGGAAGTCAAAAGCCTCAAACTCTATTACGGGGAAAAGTTGGCGCTGAAATCCGTCGACCTGGAAATCCCCAAAAAATGCGTCACCGCCTTCATCGGCCCGTCCGGCTGCGGCAAATCCACCCTGCTGCGCTGCTTCAACCGCATGAACGACCTGATCAGCAACGTGCGCATCGAAGGCGACATCCTGCTGGACGATCAATCCATCTTCGACCCCGCCCTCAACGTGGCCGACCTGCGTCGCCGGGTGGGCATGGTGTTCCAGAAGCCCAACCCCTTCCCCAAATCCATCTACGAAAACGTAGCCTACGGCCTGCGTATCCAAGGCGTGAAAAACCGCCGGGTGGTGGACGAAATCGTGGAAAAATCCCTCAAGGCGGCGGCCCTGTGGGACGAAGTGAAAGACCGGCTGCACGACTCCGCCATGGGCCTGTCCGGCGGCCAGCAGCAGCGCCTGGTGATCGCCCGCGCCATCGCCATCGAGCCGGACGTTATCCTGCTGGACGAGCCGGCTTCGGCGCTGGACCCCTTGTCCACGCTGAAAATCGAAGAATTAATCTACGAATTGAAGTCTAATTACACCATCGTCATCGTCACCCACAACATGCAGCAGGCGGCGCGGGTGTCGGACTTCACGGCGTTCATGTACATGGGCGAATTGATCGAGTTCGGTCCCACCGACCGCTTGTTCACCACCCCGAAGAAAAAACAAACCGAAGACTACATAACGGGTCGCTATGGCTAG
- the pstA gene encoding phosphate ABC transporter permease PstA, whose translation MRFTEWFKSGAPWIWLSASAVAASLLVVMGLLLLLVYQGSSHFWPRAVLDVTSPGEKVRLIGEQRQSETVPAERLRSLGQTVPAGQEMVERRLLRVGNRDLLGSDFRWVLADELAGAAYPADLTVLERREWGNFYGYPKTVKENGNVVAQGDKLWPELESHLARALDLHEQIRRIEKDEIGAINYSLEKLRLEHRKLELAQDNDPQKQQDLSARRQSLQAQYETLQRRLGELYAQTGRDSVSVETSDGTLQDIPLAKVVRVYRPNAMGLLDKMVFYVGKVWEFVSEEPREANTEGGIFPAIFGTVLMVFIMTIIITPFGVIAAVYLREYATQGFITRLIRIAVNNLAGVPSIVYGVFGLGFFVYSIGSHIDAALYPEALPSPTFGTPGLMWASLTLALLTVPVVIVSTEEGLTRIPRMIREGSLALGATKAETLWRTVLPMASPAIMTGLILAIARAAGEVAPLMLVGVVKLAPTLPLDGNYPFLHLDRKFMHLGFHIYDVGFQSPNVEAARPLVYATALLLVLVILVLNLAAIATRNRLRERYRAEES comes from the coding sequence ATGCGATTTACCGAATGGTTTAAAAGCGGAGCGCCGTGGATCTGGCTCAGCGCCAGCGCCGTGGCCGCCAGCTTGCTGGTTGTCATGGGCTTGCTGCTTTTGCTCGTTTACCAGGGCTCCAGCCACTTTTGGCCCCGCGCCGTACTGGACGTAACCTCTCCCGGAGAAAAAGTCCGGCTTATCGGCGAGCAGCGCCAGTCCGAAACGGTGCCCGCCGAGCGCTTGCGCTCCCTGGGCCAGACGGTACCCGCCGGCCAAGAAATGGTGGAACGGCGCTTATTGCGCGTGGGCAACCGCGACCTGCTGGGCAGCGATTTCCGCTGGGTACTGGCCGACGAACTGGCCGGAGCCGCCTACCCCGCCGATCTAACGGTGCTGGAAAGACGCGAGTGGGGCAATTTCTACGGCTATCCGAAAACGGTCAAGGAAAACGGCAACGTAGTGGCCCAAGGGGACAAACTCTGGCCGGAACTGGAATCCCATCTGGCCCGGGCATTGGATTTGCACGAGCAAATCCGCCGCATCGAGAAAGACGAAATCGGCGCCATCAACTACAGCCTGGAAAAGCTGCGGCTGGAGCACCGCAAGCTTGAACTGGCGCAGGACAACGACCCGCAGAAGCAGCAAGACCTCTCCGCGCGACGCCAGTCCTTGCAAGCCCAATACGAGACGTTGCAACGGCGCCTGGGCGAACTTTACGCTCAAACCGGCCGCGACAGCGTATCCGTGGAAACCAGCGACGGCACGCTGCAGGACATCCCCCTCGCCAAAGTCGTTCGCGTCTATCGCCCCAACGCCATGGGCCTGCTGGACAAAATGGTTTTTTATGTGGGCAAGGTGTGGGAATTCGTCAGCGAGGAACCGCGTGAAGCCAACACCGAAGGCGGGATTTTCCCGGCCATTTTCGGCACGGTGCTGATGGTATTCATCATGACCATCATCATCACGCCGTTCGGCGTCATCGCCGCCGTGTATCTGCGCGAATACGCCACCCAGGGCTTCATCACCCGCCTGATCCGCATCGCGGTGAACAACTTGGCCGGCGTGCCGTCCATCGTCTACGGCGTATTCGGCCTGGGCTTTTTCGTTTACTCCATCGGCAGCCACATCGACGCCGCCCTGTACCCGGAAGCCCTGCCCTCGCCGACCTTCGGCACACCCGGCCTGATGTGGGCGTCCCTGACCCTGGCCCTGCTCACCGTGCCGGTGGTGATCGTCTCCACCGAGGAAGGGCTGACCCGCATTCCGCGCATGATCCGCGAAGGCAGCCTGGCGCTGGGCGCCACCAAGGCCGAGACTCTATGGCGCACGGTGCTGCCCATGGCCAGCCCGGCCATCATGACCGGCCTGATCCTCGCCATCGCCCGCGCCGCCGGCGAAGTGGCGCCCCTGATGCTGGTGGGCGTGGTCAAGCTGGCGCCGACCCTGCCCCTGGACGGCAACTACCCGTTCCTGCACCTGGACCGCAAGTTCATGCATCTGGGCTTTCACATTTACGACGTGGGCTTCCAAAGCCCCAACGTGGAAGCGGCACGGCCCCTGGTTTACGCCACGGCCCTGTTGCTCGTTTTGGTTATCCTGGTATTGAACCTGGCGGCGATCGCCACTCGCAACCGTTTGCGCGAGCGCTACCGGGCCGAGGAATCCTGA